The DNA region GAGTGTGTGCTTGCTGCACAGTTGTGTGTCCCGGCTTAATTTTTGTGGCCCCTCAGGGGCTGCACATGGAGTTCACTGTGCAGAGATCTGTATGTGCTGGTGCGGATGGGCTGTGCGTGGCCCAGAAGAGTGCTTCATGAGCTGTGTGGTTGCTGCAAGGACAGTTTTCGCTAACCATTTCCAACAGCACAAGGCGCTCtatcttctttctctctgctccagGATCTGCAGTCAGAGGCTTGCTGACAGCGCTGTCAGTGATAAAATGGTTGAGGCAGACGCGAGCACTGCACCCAAGTCCAGTTTCTGCTGATCACCACAGCACAGCTGGATCGTCTGCTCCCTGTGCTGCATCAGCCAAAGATGTGCCAGACTTCCCACTCTGCCGGTCCCAGAGTGGAGCAAGTAACTCACAACACGGTAGGGACCTTGTCCTTCCAAATATAGGCAGAATGTCCATAGTGTAGCAGGGATAACGGGGCCTGTTCAGGAGGGAAGTGTCTGGAGAAGCTTCCTGGGAGCCCTACATCATCCTGGGGGTCTAAGTGATAAGAAGGCGCAGCTGAACTTGGACCGGCAGCAGGTGACACCTGGAACTTAGAGCCTCTTGCGAGAAAATGCAGTGAGCACCCGCTCACGGATCTCCTTGGTTTTGACACCATACACTATAGGATTCATcatgggagggaagagaaggtACAAATTGGCCATCAAGATGTGCACATGAGGGGCAATGTGGTAACCGAACCTGTGGATTACCGACGACAAAACCACAGGGATGTAGAAGAACAGGATGGCGCAGATGTGGGCAAGGCAGGTACCAAGTGCCTTCAGTCTCTCCTCCTTGGTTGCCAGGCTCAACACAGTTCTCAGGATCATGAGGTAGGAGTGCCCAATGCACAGCATATCCAGCCCCACAATGAAGAAAAGCACGGAGATGCCGTAGATATTATTGAATCTGGTGTCAGCACAGGCCAGCTTCACCACCGCCATATGTTCGCAGTAGCAATGGGAGATGACATGGGAGCGGCAATACGGCAGGCGgcggaggaggaagggcaggggcAATACAAGCCCTGATGCCCTGACCAGAGCCAGCAGCCCGATCTTGGCTATCAGGGAGTTGGTCAGGATGGAGCTGTATCGCAGGGGGTTGCACACAGCAACATACCTGTCAAAAGCCATGGCCAGCAGCACTGCCGACTCCATGATGGCAAAAGAGTGAAGGAAAAACATCTGCACAAGGCAGGCCTTGAAGGTGATCTCCCGCGCATTGAACCAGAAGATGCTCAGCATTTTGGGCACGGTGGTCAGGGACAGCACCAAGTCAGTGAGAGCCAGCATGGAAAGGAAATAGAACATGGGCTTGTGGAGAGATGGCTCTGTCTTTATCACATACAAGAGGGTGCTGTTCCCAAGAAGGGCTATGGCAAACACTGTGCTGAACGGGATGGAAATCCAGCGGTGCATAGCTTCCAGGCCAGGGATGCCAGTCAGGAAAAACACAAGTGCGGTggtgttgctggaagcagagaagTTGACATGGAGAAGCATCCTTTGTAAGCTTCACCTTGAAGTCTTTCTTTTCAGTAAAACATAATAGGATGAATCATTAGACTTTGCAAAACATACACAGTTTGTGCCACTTTCACTGTCAATCCCTCATAATGTGTGAAGTTGTTTTGTTACTCTGCCTGTAATTAAATCATGACAAGGCCAATCTGTGGAGTTTATCAAAAACAAAGTGAAGTGATATAAAATATAAAGTATGATCACCATTGCTGAGGTGTGAAATTCCTCAGTGCTTtctaatttgggggaaaaaaaatattagaatgATAAATTCTAATAACTGCAACGTGAAATCTCCAACCTTCAGACACAACTGGGCTATACAGCTGCAACTAAGATGCAACGAagcatcagaaaaatatttcccaGAGATGCCAGAAATGTTCCTTTAGTTTCACTCCTCTCATTAGAAGCTGGGCATGGTTCTAGACAAGACGGACTTGTTCAAGCCCATGTTTCTGAGGCTGACCCAGGAATTATCGACTGGATTCTCTAGCATGGCTAAGGCAGTAAGCGAGATGCCATGATGAGAAAAGAGCCTTC from Apteryx mantelli isolate bAptMan1 chromosome 1, bAptMan1.hap1, whole genome shotgun sequence includes:
- the LOC136991085 gene encoding olfactory receptor 52K1-like, giving the protein MLLHVNFSASSNTTALVFFLTGIPGLEAMHRWISIPFSTVFAIALLGNSTLLYVIKTEPSLHKPMFYFLSMLALTDLVLSLTTVPKMLSIFWFNAREITFKACLVQMFFLHSFAIMESAVLLAMAFDRYVAVCNPLRYSSILTNSLIAKIGLLALVRASGLVLPLPFLLRRLPYCRSHVISHCYCEHMAVVKLACADTRFNNIYGISVLFFIVGLDMLCIGHSYLMILRTVLSLATKEERLKALGTCLAHICAILFFYIPVVLSSVIHRFGYHIAPHVHILMANLYLLFPPMMNPIVYGVKTKEIRERVLTAFSRKRL